The following are encoded in a window of Castanea sativa cultivar Marrone di Chiusa Pesio chromosome 5, ASM4071231v1 genomic DNA:
- the LOC142636104 gene encoding protein SCAR3 isoform X3, protein MDSYEGCRDPPRLHLLDKFDAGGPGSCLKRYSDPTFFKKVPFTSDEPTEKTQANRKARKSKKKRSSQRNGQVLRSTSISNRSSRLQFSSPTVNRQTSPLQTTSAVDIMSNSDMGDRSNSFDSRSGLQFTSHIVNGRTSPQTASTVDTTLDPGDHANSYDSRTASGYIECVFHPSRSVQPEQQESPSSRLMQPNDTLDSIFPEEETKAIVDNFPQSLLQEQMASGSCVTWDEKSEIVEPKGHQSDRDEAPETLLSNSDTDTHEGRGDDLRNVDQMDTHEGRGANLRNVDQIDTHEGIRVNLRNVDHMDTHEGSGVNLRNVDQMDTHEGRGVNLKNVDQMDKHDGRGVTLRIVDQMNTHEGRGVDLRNVDQMDTHEGRGVNLRNVDQMDTHEGRGVTLRIVDQMNTHEGRGVDLRNFDQMDTHEGRGVDLRNVNQMDTHEGRGVDLTNVDQMDTHEGRGVNLRNVDQMNTSEGSGVNLRNVDQIYTHEGRGVNLRNVDQMVTHEGRGVNLRNDDHMDGLHHENSLELMSGMNQIDDIESETDNYMDALNTIESESENDIDCQTKREVELYNSDSDDEGIDVIHELPVNSSDHIPPELESHTASYISSNEGMLSNIPNLDPPETFANEQMPQMAKISPNLDHSVDNDSSESSDILDDSNSVSVSGPISSASEISDFRDPSTGKIISGFCKSQETPADISGVHSNTFWTNGGLLGLEPSKPPDFTMQNAMKQDSVNRSKDETVCPSAHGFMLRGDEHEAKQDMLAKKAGVIEKDPSYVCSTSCQDDGVSTKKTDSGFSPADSDSKCEISVMAPKTVMPVAPDIKSSYAEGNQENDENSSLVFGLSRRLLANGLYKKVSLVRHDNPEPVSSVDAVGLEQCSGQHRVVNQTIPETTTEEQLGHGSPVDSLTSSPPLEHMKISFHPLNSLETSKLKLKFPDGNQRFEGMRDMFPSFQLVPEPDIPLNDFVSESDDDTFCRSSPNKSDDCLSHHSESNSEPWESGETPEINNLELYDALCRISSGESMSSSMEFVGTANNGVQSDGGNKSADARNGVEPSLSGPFLDLPNFDTVNPVLLQKTNDDSNLIKLEYPGQPTPQPPPLPPVQWRMSKPHVDVTEDEEDGLFEALKSAFDLKLLGSAMFQQPKPAPAKQQDANKEADVVEQKSKQDQQKLNGQKEANQAMNGTEMDERGDFLQQIRSKSFNLRRTVTAKPNNTPGPTNVQVTAILEKANAIRQAVGSDDGDDDDTWSDA, encoded by the exons ATGGATTCCTATGAGGGATGCCGCGATCCTCCACGTTTGCACTTGCTTGACAA ATTTGATGCTGGTGGCCCAGGATCTTGTTTAAAGAGATATTCAGATccaactttctttaaaaaagtgCCTTTTACCTCTGATGAACCGACTGAAAAAACCCAAGCCAATAGGAAGGCTCGTAAAAGCAAG AAAAAAAGGTCATCGCAACGGAATGGACAAGTATTGCGCAGTACATCAATATCCAATCGCAGTAGCAG ATTGCAGTTTTCTTCTCCTACTGTTAACCGGCAAACTTCTCCTTTGCAAACTACCTCAGCAGTAGACATAATGTCAAATTCGGACATGGGAGACCGCTCAAATTCCTTTGATTCAAGAAGTGGTTTGCAGTTCacttctcatattgtcaatgggCGGACTTCTCCTCAAACTGCCTCTACAGTTGACACAACTTTGGACCCTGGAGACCATGCAAATTCTTATGATTCAAGAACTGCTTCAGGATATATTGAATGTGTTTTCCATCCAAGTCGTTCTGTGCAACCTGAACAACAGGAATCACCATCTTCTAGGTTGATGCAGCCTAATGATACCCTTGATTCAATTTTTCCTGAGGAGGAAACTAAGGCTATAGTTGAtaactttccacaaagtttgttaCAAGAGCAAATGGCCTCTGGTTCTTGTGTTACCTGGGATGAAAAGTCAGAGATAGTGGAGCCTAAGGGTCACCAAAGTGATAGGGATGAAGCTCCAGAGACGCTGTTGTCAAATTCTGACACAGATACACATGAAGGGAGAGGAGATGACCTTAGAAATGTTGATCAAATGGATACACATGAAGGGAGAGGAGCAAACCTTAGAAATGTTGATCAAATTGATACACATGAAGGGATTCGAGTAAACCTTAGAAATGTTGATCATATGGATACACATGAAGGGAGTGGAGTAAACCTTAGAAATGTTGATCAAATGGATACACATGAAGGGAGAGGAGTCAACCTTAAAAATGTTGATCAAATGGATAAACATGACGGGAGAGGAGTTACCCTTAGAATTGTTGATCAAATGAATACACATGAAGGGAGAGGAGTTGACCTTAGAAATGTTGATCAAATGGATACACATGAAGGGAGAGGAGTTAACCTTAGAAATGTTGATCAAATGGATACACATGAAGGGAGAGGAGTTACCCTTAGAATTGTTGATCAAATGAATACACATGAAGGGAGGGGAGTTGACCTTAGAAATTTTGATCAAATGGATACACATGAAGGGAGAGGGGTTGACCTTAGAAATGTTAATCAAATGGATACTCATGAAGGGAGAGGAGTTGACCTTACAAATGTTGATCAAATGGATACGCATGAAGGGAGAGGGGTTAACCTTAGAAATGTTGATCAAATGAATACAAGTGAAGGGAGCGGAGTTAACCTTAGAAATGTTGATCAAATATATACACATGAAGGGAGAGGAGTTAACCTAAGAAATGTTGATCAAATGGTTACACATGAAGGGAGAGGAGTTAACCTTAGAAATGATGATCACATGGATGGCCTGCATCATGAAAATAGTCTTGAGTTGATGTCTGGCATGAATCAAATTGATGACATTGAAAGCGAAACAGATAATTACATGGATGCACTCAACACTATTGAATCAGAATCTGAAAATGATATTGACTGTCAAACAAAAAGGGAAGTTGAGCTATATAACTCCGATAGCGATGATGAAGGAATAGATGTAATCCATGAGCTTCCTGTGAATAGTTCAGACCATATTCCTCCAGAATTGGAATCTCATACTGCATCCTACATTTCCTCAAATGAAGGAATGCTATCAAACATACCCAACTTAGATCCCCCAGAGACTTTTGCGAATGAACAGATGCCTCAAATGGCTAAAATATCTCCTAATTTAGACCATTCAGTAGACAATGATTCCAGTGAAAGCTCTGATATTCTTGATGATTCCAATTCAGTATCTGTTAGTGGTCCAATATCCTCTGCCTCTGAAATCTCTGATTTCAGGGATCCATCGACGGGTAAGATCATAAGCGGATTTTGCAAGTCTCAAGAAACTCCAGCTGACATTTCTGGCGTTCATTCAAATACTTTCTGGACTAATGGTGGCTTGTTAGGACTTGAACCGTCAAAACCTCCTGATTTCACCATGCAGAATGCAATGAAACAGGATTCAGTGAATAGAAGTAAAGATGAAACAGTTTGCCCGTCAGCACATGGTTTTATGCTCAGAGGTGATGAGCATGAAGCAAAACAAGATATGTTGGCCAAGAAAGCTGGAGTCATTGAAAAGGATCCAAGTTATGTATGCTCCACATCATGCCAAGATGATGGTGTCTCCACCAAGAAGACAGATTCAGGATTTTCACCAGCTGATTCGGATTCCAAGTGTGAAATTAGTGTAATGGCACCTAAAACCGTGATGCCAGTCGCACCAGATATCAAATCCAGTTATGCTGAAGGTAATCAGGAAAATGATGAAAACTCATCCCTAGTGTTTGGACTCAGCCGGAGGCTACTAGCAaatggtttgtataaaaaagtTTCACTTGTTCGTCATGACAATCCTGAACCTGTTAGTTCTGTGGATGCTGTTGGATTGGAGCAATGTAGCGGGCAGCATAGAGTTGTGAATCAAACAATTCCTGAGACAACTACCGAAGAGCAGCTTGGACATGGGTCTCCTGTAGATTCACTTACTTCTTCACCACCTCTTGAACATATGAAAATATCTTTCCATCCCCTAAATAGCTTGGAGACTTCCAAACTAAAACTGAAATTTCCTGATGGGAACCAACGCTTTGAAGGCATGAGAGACATGTTTCCATCATTTCAGTTGGTCCCTGAGCCTGATATTCCTCTGAATGACTTTGTTTCTGAGTCTGATGATGACACATTTTGTAGATCATCTCCTAATAAGTCAGATGATTGTCTTAGCCATCACTCTGAGTCAAATTCTGAGCCGTGGGAATCTGGTGAGACTCCTGAAATCAACAATCTTGAACTATATGATGCCTTATGCAGAATCTCATCGGGGGAATCTATGTCAAGCTCTATGGAGTTTGTGGGGACAGCCAATAATGGCGTCCAGAGTGATGGTGGAAACAAAAGTGCAGACGCCAGAAATGGTGTGGAACCTTCTCTGTCTGGTCCTTTCCTTGATCTTCCCAATTTTGATACTGTGAATCCTGTTCTTCTGCAAAAAACAAATGACGATTCTAATCTCATCAAGTTGGAATATCCTGGACAGCCTACCCCCCAACCTCCACCTCTGCCTCCTGTACAATGGCGGATGTCCAAACCTCATGTGGATGTGACAGAAGACGAAGAAGACGGTTTATTTGAAGCTCTTAAATCTGCATTTGATCTGAAACTTTTGGGATCTGCCATGTTTCAGCAACCTAAGCCAGCCCCAGCAAAGCAACAAGATGCTAACAAGGAGGCCGATGTTGTAGAACAGAAGAGCAAG CAGGACCAGCAGAAGCTGAATGGGCAAAAAGAAGCTAATCAAGCTATGAATGGTACAGAAATGGATGAAAGGGGAGATTTCCTACAACAAATAAGATCGAAA TCTTTTAACCTGAGACGCACAGTGACTGCAAAGCCAAATAATACGCCAGGGCCAACCAATGTCCAAGTCACTGCAATCTTGGAGAAAGCAAATGCAATTCGCCAG GCTGTTGGTAGTGATGATGGGGATGATGATGATACTTGGAGTGATGCTTGA